The Streptomyces sp. 11x1 genomic sequence GCGTCGCCGTCGTACGCGCAAGTCGGTGGAGACCGCCGCCACTCCGGCGGCCGAGGCCGCGCCCACCGCGGAAGCGTCGCTGGACACCGCTGAGGGCACTGCTGTCGTGGAGCCGGTCGTCGAGCCGGCCGCCGAGGCCGTTACCAAGCCGCGTCGCCGTACGCGCAAGGTCGCCGCGCCCGCCGAGGTCGTGAGCGAGGAGGCCGCCGCCGAGGAGGCACCTGCCAAGCCCCGCCGACGGACCCGGAAGGCTGCCGAGCCGGTCGTCGAGGCGACCGACAGCGCCGCCGAGGCCGCCGTGGACACCGCCGAGGCTGCGGCCAAGCCGCGCCGCCGGACCCGCAAGACCGTGGCGGAGGCTGCCGAGAGCGTGGTCGAGGCTGTCGCCGAGGAGGCGGTGGTCGAGGCTCCGGCCGCGGCCCCGCGTCGTCGGACCCGTAAGGCGGCGGCCGCCGTCGTGGCTCCTGCAGCCGAGGCCGCGGTCGACACGGCCGAGGGGGCGACCGGCGTCGAGCCGGCCGCCGAGGCCGTTACCAAGCCGCGTCGCCGTACGCGCAAGGTCGCCGCGCCCGCCGAGGTCGTGAGCGAGGAGGCCGCCGCCGAGGAGGCACCTGCCAAGCCCCGCCGACGGACCCGGAAGGCTGCCGAGCCGGTCGTCGAGGCGACCGACAGCGCCGCCGAGGCCGCCGTGGACACCGCCGAGGCTGTGGCCAAGCCGCGCCGCCGGACCCGCAAGACCGTGGAGACGGCTGAGGGGGCGGTGCCCGCGCAGCCGACGGAGGAGCAGGCGACCAAGCCGCGGCGTACGCGGAAGGCGGTGGCTTCGGCTGCTGCCGAGGAGGCGGGGGCCGAGGCTCCTGCTCCGCGGCGGCGTACGCGGAAGGCTGTGGCTGTGGTGGAGGGTACGGAGGGCTGAGGCCGTCCTGTCGTGTGAAGGTCCGGTTCCCCTGGCGGGGGGGGCCGGGCCTGCGGCCTTTTCAGGGGGTTTCTCGCCCCCGCCGCCCCTACCCGTCCCATCCTCAAGGGGCTGTGCCCCTTCGACCCCCAGGCGTCCGTTCGGTGGGGGCTGGCCGCGCAGTTCCCCGCGCCCCTGAAAAAGGCGGGGCTGCGTCCCCGCCTTTTTCAGGCCCGCAGGGCCTGAACCCTTTCGGGGCGCGGGGAACTGCGCGGCCAGCCCCCACCGGACCCGCACCCGGCCACGCGGCCCATCCCCACCCCTCCTCGCCCTTGGTGGACCGTTACGCTCCCCCCATGAGCCGTCCCCCCTCCTTCACCCCGCCCCCCGGCGCCCGCGCCCACCGCCTGCGTACCCCCCGTGGGGAGTTCGCCGTCATCGAGGCGGGCGTGGCGGTGAAGGGGAGCGTGTTGCTCGTGCCGGGGTTCACGGGGAGCAAGGAGGACTTCATCGCGCTGCACGAGCCGCTGGCGGCGGCCGGATACCGCACGGTCGCCGTGGACGGGCGCGGGCAGTACGAGAGCCCTGGAGCCGAGGCCGACGAAGCACCGTACGCGCAGGCGGAGTTGGCCAAGGACCTGCTCGCCCAGGCGCGGGCCGTGAGCGACGGCGGCCGACTGCATCTCGTCGGTCACTCGCTCGGCGGCCAGATCTCCCGCGCCGCCGTGCTGATGGACGCCTCCCCCTTCGCCTCGCTCACCCTCATGGCCTCGGGCCCCGCCCAGATCTCGGTCGGCCAGCAGGAGCGCGTGAAGCTGTTGCGGGACGCCCTGGCCGTGATGGACATGGAGCAGGTGTGGGACGCCATCCAGGCGATGGAGGCACCGGAGCCCGAGGAGGCCGACACGGGCGCCCTCGACGCGGGGCTGGACGACCGCGCCGATCTGCGCCGCCGCTGGCTCGCCACCAAACCCGCCCAGCTCATCGCCACGGGCCGCCAACTCTGCGTGGAACCCGACCGGGTCACCGAACTCGCCGCCGTGGACCTGCCCAAGCACGTCCTCTCCGGTGAACGCGACGACACCTGGCCGATCCCGGTCCTCGACGACATGGCCGTACGGCTGCGCGCCCACCGCACCGTCGTCTGCGGCGCCGAGCACTCCCCCAACACCGACCGGCCGAAGGCTACGGCCGACGCCCTCAGCGGCTTCTGGGACCGGATCGCCGGCTGAGCACCGGCCGGACCGGGCGACCGTCCGTCCGGAGCAGCCCGGCTCTCAGTACTGCGCCCTCAGGTGCTCCCAGAAGCCGTCCCGCAGCGCCCGTCTCAGGTCCGCCTGACCGCGCAGCGAATACTGCAGCAGGCCCTCCGCCTCGACGAGCAGGTCCTGGTCGACGGAGCCGGGGAGGTACGGGTGGCCATGGAGCAGCTCCTGCAAGGTCTCCCGGCCCCGGGAGGCGAGCCACTTCGCGGCGATCTGGGCGCCGACGAAGCGGACGTCCTCACGGCTGGGGCGGGCCCCTGCGGGCGCGTCGTAGGTGGCGGCGGCCCGCCGTGCCACGTACGGCTTGAAGAAGTCGAGGTCGAAGGTTCGCTGGCTGTCCACCTCCCAGAGCAGCGGCTCGGCCTGGTTGCGGCCCTCGGGCGCCTCGATGCCCCAGAGGTGGACCCGCGCCCCGTACCCCTGCGCGGCCTCGACCGCCGAGACCAGGTCCTCGTCGCCGCCGATGAGGGCCGCGTCGCTGATCGCGCGGTGCCGGGCCAGTGATTCCAGGTCGGTGCGGATCAGGGAGTCGACGCCCTTCTGCTGGTTGTTCGCGTTCAGGTTCCCGAGCCGGACCTTCACGTCGGGCAGCTCGGCGATCGACTGCTGCTCGGCCGTATGGATGCGGCGGCGCGCCCCGTCGTACCAGTAGACCCGCAGCAGCCGACTGTCCGCGAAGATCGTGCGTGCCTTGTCGATCAGCGCGTCGATGAGCCCTTCCGCGTCGAGATCGAAGGACCGCCGGTCCTCCGTCCCCGCGACGAGCCGGCCCACGGCCGCGTAGAGGTACCCGGCATCGACGAAGATCGCGTGTGTCGAGGGTGTCTTCGCCACCTCGGCGAGCATGCGGTGCAGCAGCTCGTTCGTACGGTCGATGCGGGCGCCGAGCGCCGTGAGGTCGTCGTTCATTACTGCCATTGTCCCGGCGGTCACGCTGCG encodes the following:
- a CDS encoding NYN domain-containing protein, whose amino-acid sequence is MAVMNDDLTALGARIDRTNELLHRMLAEVAKTPSTHAIFVDAGYLYAAVGRLVAGTEDRRSFDLDAEGLIDALIDKARTIFADSRLLRVYWYDGARRRIHTAEQQSIAELPDVKVRLGNLNANNQQKGVDSLIRTDLESLARHRAISDAALIGGDEDLVSAVEAAQGYGARVHLWGIEAPEGRNQAEPLLWEVDSQRTFDLDFFKPYVARRAAATYDAPAGARPSREDVRFVGAQIAAKWLASRGRETLQELLHGHPYLPGSVDQDLLVEAEGLLQYSLRGQADLRRALRDGFWEHLRAQY
- a CDS encoding alpha/beta hydrolase; its protein translation is MSRPPSFTPPPGARAHRLRTPRGEFAVIEAGVAVKGSVLLVPGFTGSKEDFIALHEPLAAAGYRTVAVDGRGQYESPGAEADEAPYAQAELAKDLLAQARAVSDGGRLHLVGHSLGGQISRAAVLMDASPFASLTLMASGPAQISVGQQERVKLLRDALAVMDMEQVWDAIQAMEAPEPEEADTGALDAGLDDRADLRRRWLATKPAQLIATGRQLCVEPDRVTELAAVDLPKHVLSGERDDTWPIPVLDDMAVRLRAHRTVVCGAEHSPNTDRPKATADALSGFWDRIAG